TTCCCCTAAGCAAATCATAGTACGCTGATGTGATCAAGAACTGCCTTGGCCTCGAATCGTGTTGTTCACCTCAAATCCGCACTTACACCACCCATACACAGCCCCCAAATCCTCACCAACGCAAAATTCGATACGAAAACCCCCACAGGCACTCAATTTCCCTCTCCCAAACCCTCGGAACCCAATATCTCAATTCGATCGAGCTACCCCGCGAAATGCAACGGTGGCTTTACTTTTTTGGTGGAAAATGGCCTGATGCTGACGCGCTACGGAGGATTTCTTTGAGCAGAACTGGACCTTGCATGAGTTGCAGCAGGGATAAGAAGATCTGTTGTCTAAATTTCTTTCTTGAATGTGCATCTGGTGTAGTATAATGCAGGTAAAGTGTAAAAGACTGTTATTAAATTTGAATTGGTGTATAGAGTCGCTTTACGAGAAGATTGTCCTCGCGCACATGCTTGGTGGGGTGATTGATAAGGAGCTTTGAGGTTGAATCACGAGATTTGGACTAGGATCGCTTGCTACCGATTGGACAGGGTCTCAGGAATTGGCTTTATGGAGAGATCACCTGGAGACGTACATGGAGTGAATCAGTCGAATCGTGGTGAGCGCTCACAGAACTCATGATGATCATCAGGCTCCAGAAATGAGGTTGTCTAACCCAAGAAGCGAGGGACCTCGGTGACCGAGGCATGGACCCTGAAAATTGTGTGATTGATAACACGAGCCGCATCACAACGACAGCTCATCTCCGCGGAGGCCGTTATTCATCACCCCATCAGATAACAGCTTATCAATCTTCACTGACTCACGAAGAAACAACGAATTTGTTCTGAGGAAGACATTTGACATTTCGCGCTTGTAGCTATTTGATACAGTTCATCTCATTCTACCAACCCCGCTCCAATTGCAGGCCCCTTCTTCCACGCATCCCCAATAAGCCCAATCACAACCATAGTGATTTTAGGcagataataaaaataagaacCCCTGACTCCCAAATACTGATCCCATGAATGTGCGGATAAAGAAGGGAAAGACCAGTCAGACGTGTTGCGTCAGACAGTCTTACTCCAGACTAGATCCAAAGATGACTCCCCCTCCTTCGTTGGTGTTCCGAACGACTTTCTTTTTTCATCCTGCCTCAAAGAGGGTATCATTTCCTAGTTTCCCAAGTATGGTGACATGGCGTAAAAGCAATGTAATATTCGTGTTTTTTTATGTTGAGATTTTCTTGACGAACAACCACGTTTAAGCAGCAGCGGCGTCGGCCTCAGGGAGCTTCATGCCAGTACCGCTGAGGTTGCTGACCTTGGCGTTGGGGTTCTTGGTGTAGTAATCGGAGATGGCAGACTTGATAGCATCCTCAGCAAGCATGGAGCAGTGCACTATCAAACCGAGTTAGCATCACAGTGCGCAATATACCGCAATTGAGCGAACGGTAAGCGAAATATCAGGGTAGCAACTTACGCTTGACGGGGGGTAAGCAGAGCTCCTTAGCAATCTCAGTGTTCTTGACCTTTCCAGCATCATCCAAGCTCATGCCGCGCACAAGCTCAGTAAGATAGCTGCTGGAGGCGATGGCGGAACCGCATCCGAATGTCTTGAACTTGACCTCGGAGATCTTCTGGGTTTCAGGATCGACGCGGATCTGGAGCTTCATGACATCGCCGCAGGCAGGGGCGCCGACGAGACCGGTTCCGACATCACTGTCCTTCTTGTTCATGGAGCCGACATTTCGGGGTCGTGAGTAGTGGTCGAGAACCTTCTCGTGGTAGGAGCGGGTAGCGTTGACGGCGACGGCGGGAGAGATCTGGCGGGCAGGGAGGATGGTAGGACGGGCGAGGGGGGCAGCGACAGCAGCTCGCCGCGAGACAGCGCGAATTCCTCTAGCGAACATTGTGATATGTGTTGTGTGTGTGGGTTTTGGTGATATATCGAAGTCGTCGATATCAGGTTGTGCGTAGGTCGTTGAGAGTTTTTTCTCGGGATTGTTGCAAGATGCAGGATTGGAAAGTGATGCAAGATCAAGAGTTAAGTTGAATGGGAGGCGAAAAGCGATGACGGAGGGAAGAAGTCTGGGGGTTTGGCTAAAAAAAAGATGCTCTTGTTGCGGGCGGGACTTGAGGAGATGGCGATTTCGGGCCATGGCTTGCGGTGGTGTGGAGTAGACGAGAGCCAATCAGTGAGCTTCGATTGCTCGGCCATTACGTCTTTATTAGCTCGGTACTCCtcggagaagagagagacAGATTCAAGACCCGCCTATTTTCCCACTTCTTTTTATATTGACGTTTGTCCGACTTCTGCCTTTATTATAAGCACTCATGTTATTATTACTgtttttttaattaatttactGTTTGTCGAGTATTATGCTCTCCTGTTCTCATCAAACGTAATGGAGCAAAGCCAGTCCGATTGGATTCACAGGTGAGGAGTAAACCGACAGCTTAGGTTGTGGCCGGGGACCCGGACTAGTCTGCATCTGATAAGATGCCAGCCAGTGACACCAAAACATTCATTACTAATGACATGCCGAGGCGAATCACACATCGTCATGGAACATGGAGCGGCAATTTATCCGTTTGATTCTCGATCCTTCAAGCGGTCCATCGGTATTCTTCTCCGTACGGACACTGTAGTCTCACCCCTAAAATGCAGATCGATTTATTACTGGCCAAATGAGAATATGTTGATAGTTAATGAAGTTCTGAACTTCGGTGTAAACCCGGCGACATCGGCGTTGGTATACCGGCGCTGGAAATGATTTGTCAACGGCTTTGTCCACCTGATAAGACCAACACAAGATTGATAAGTTAACACAACTTCTCCGTGCATAGTCCGCGGGGTCACAGAATGAGGATGTTTACCTTCGGGTAAGAATGCTATCAATTGGTCCGAGACCGAAAGTAACATAACAATTGTCAACGCATGATTCTAGCACTAATTTGCGACTCTGATTGTCAGATGAAAGACGAATTGCAAGTTGGTGGATCTCGGTCGTTGAAATCCCCGCTCGCTTTTTACATGGAGTCGGGGATATGCTCCCGGACATTTGGCACATCAATAGAAACTGGATTACATCGATCTGTATGGAGCTGCAACATTGTGACATTAGCTCAAAATATCACATGTAGCATACCGTTATTCATTACAGACATTTCGTGATGTTTCGGTGCTGCGATGGAAGTCCCAAAGGTTGGACCCTGACCAAACCTCCGGGATAGAAGCTGCCAAGTCATTCACGGAACTAAAACGAGAATCTATACATTTATATGAAATTCAGAACCTTCTATACGTTGATATCCAAGCAATCCATTCCGTAGACTGCTTCAGTGTAGTATAGGCTCTATTTTCCACCTTTCTCTCCACTCCTAAATGGGTTTGTCTATGTTCTTTTTGCCTATTCGACATGTTATCTCAAATTTTACTTTAGCAGTGCAAATATGGCCCAGCAACTTATGGTACTGCGAATAGAATCCTATTGTAATTTACAGAGAGCCGCATAGTCCAGCAAGGGAGCGGTTGCTGCAAGTTCACGCCGATAGGTGCTACGAGATTGGACTTCCACGTGTTGTAGGTCGATTCGTGCCAAACAATCAACATTCGTAATTTGACAATACACCATCACTTCTCACTAGGTAATATCATTTTTATTCAAAACATTTACAACCTGGTCAGCCTAAATGATCAAAATCCCAACGCTCGTGGTTCTTCGTCGGCAAGCAGGACATCTGTCAGCTGGGTCAGTAGTGGAAGCCAGCGCTCAAACTGATCACCCCCGTACTGATAAAGACCAACTCCAAGCTTGACCACCATTAGTTCTAGATCATAATTTAAGGACCAATGATCAGAGTCCAGTTTCTTTTGAAGGATAAAATCCCAAGAGCTTGAAAATGGTTCTGGGATCTCGGGGTGCTTGGAGGCCTATTATTTCCGTTAGAATGCGTGAGGTTGGAAACATTCAACTGTAGAAGATACGTACCCGAATTACGTTCACTAACTTGTACAAGTCTTTCGCCCTTCCATTTCGGATTTCCTCCCTTACAGTAGGCCCAATATTGGGTCCTGGCCATCGTTCGGCATATTTTTTCTTCCAGATACGCCGGAACCGGATCATGAGCTCAATCTTCAACTCCAGGTGCGACTTCACAGCCAACTCCTCCATCTCTTGATTCAGCTGATCAATGGCGATTTGCTCCGGAATATCCCAAAATCGATCGTTATCAATATCAGAGACCAAGTCAAAGTTGCACAATGCGCGGCATGCGTGGCATGTGTGGCATGTGTGATGTAGACCAGCTTCATTAAAGGATATTCGTCGCAGAAGCGCGAGGGAAACTTCCTTAGCTGCTTCCATCTTTCCCTTCATTTCTAGTAACTCAAGCCACACAAACAGCCCTCGCTTTGATGTATCGAGTAACCACTTTGAACCTGGCATGCACCCGCCAACCGAACAATTGCATACGCACTCATCTCGGGATGAAACTTGGACTCCCCTATCGAGGAGGAACCTCAAAATCCCTAAGATCTCCGAGAAATCTTTCCAGCCGCAttcctcaagatcatggAGCAGCATGTCAAGGATACGCCAACCCCAGCGATCGTGTAAATGCGCATCACCACCTTTCGCAACGGCAAATTGGAACAAAGACAGATCATGTAACCAAGCCAGGTGCTTGAGCAAAGCTCCGTCGTTTTGCTTGAAATTGGTAAAACCTAATTCAATCAAAGCTTTAGCCGAACTTGGATCACAGGCCAGCTccatcaaggtcaagccaTGCTGGAAGGTGAAATCGGGGCTGCCAATCTTGGAAATTACATGAGACCAGAAGTTGATACAGCCTTCTCCACGACCAAACTTATGTAGAGCATCTATCCTTCCCTCGTCAGGGCAATACATAAGCGGGAAAAATCTTGGGAAAAGCTCAGGGATACGATCAGGGTAAGCTGCCGTTGCAAAGTCGATGATCTGCCACAGTGAGTCGCAGCTGCCCCGCATAGCAACGATAAGAGAAACGTCATAGGGGAACCTGTTGCGGGCAAACAATCCGGCACCGTTCTCAAGAAGTATAATGACTGTATCTGGGATGTTCATTGATGCTGCATACATCAAAGGAGTGGCGCCGCTTTTATCGCTGAGGTCCACTTGATGGCCAGCAGCCAGGAGCTGAGCCACGCGCGAAGGCTGGCAGACGGAGACGTGAAGTGCTGATTGTCCCAAAAAGTTCACAATCTTCTCAAAAGGCTCCGCATTTTTATCAAGGCTAAGCTTGAAGTCCTCATCTGATCCAAGCAATATTGAAGCGTGAAGCGGAGGGCTATCGCCAAAATCTTGCACAATTTCTTATCAGACTGATCGAACATGAATACTTTATGAGTGACTCACCCGGATTCAGTGCAACAAAGAATCTCATAAAGTGCAAATCAAAAGGGTCGTCCCCATATGCAATGGGGGACATGCTCCATTTCTCCCAAGTTGGCGTAACATTCTGAAAGTCGCCTTCAAGAGCAACaagtgagagaagagagcTATTATAAGGATAGTGATTCATgtaatactttataagttGTAAGAGACTTATGAATGTCAATATAACTATTCCAAAGAAGCAGTGAAGGGGAGTGGAAGGCCGACATTACACTATGGGATGTTTCTCTCGTATGAAAAGATACGACGAAAAGACGGATCAGGTTCTCCAGAAGTTCAAAACTTTCGTCTTCGTCTATCATGGTTCGTCCATGGTAATCAATGAACACCTGTAGGTCCGTTAACAATACTCCAAGTTGTATAGAGGGAGACTATCCTCAAGGCAACCGTGACCGAACCGGTCAACCTGATTAACAAATCCAGGGCAAGACTTATAAAGATCTTTCAACATGGTCTCTGCTGTTGTCCAGTCTACTTCTCTCCGGGCGAGGTTTTTCATAATCACAAATCCAGGTGCATTGAAATCAACGACAGTCTCGATCTGCAGACATGGCTGAAGAGAGTATCGCCCTAGCTCAGTAATTAGATCAATTCCAAGAGTAGCTTTCAATGGAATTCCATAGCGATATAAAGCAATCTGGAGGTCAAAACGATAGCGTCGCGCAGAGCATGCTGGATTATCGCAGGCTTTGAGTATCTGGCCCAGTGGGGAGTATTGCAGACGCCAGAAGATGCCACTTATTGTCCGTTTCTTATGGCATGAGCAACTACATTGACATGAGAAACACTGAATGATTTCGTGTTGACTTGTCATGGCAATGCATGGACTGTTGTCGTGGGGAGCAAGCTCTGTTGATAGGCTGATGACTGAGGTCGTGGAAGATGCACTTCCTACTGTAACCAGCGAATTTCGACTGTTACGCATGTATAGGTGTTGCTGAATAATGTATAGTCTGTAAATTTGATGTTTAGTCTCGCCCCTTAAAGAGAATAAGTGGATGGACGGTATACTGTGATATATCTTGTTTCAGACCAGTGACAAGGGCTTGAAGTTCGTTGAGCTCGCCCTTCCATTGACCCGACCTGAATGCAGTCCGTATGATCTGTCTTCTTGACGAGTTGAGTGGTATATCCCCAGCCAAGTTCGCTAAACGATCTGCTACTTTCGCAGATCGATCTCGGCACCTTTCCATCATGATCGGGCCAAGCTGCTCTTGCATGATGTCGTCGGCGCTGGTTTCCAGTTGGATGAGTTGTTTACCGATGAGCTCAATATCCTCACTCAACCAAGTGATGGTGCCCCCGAAGCCCTTGGCGTTCTTGTAGCGATGTCGCAGTTTCTGGCCGCCATCAACTAATTGGAGTGCTAGAGAAGCGAGTCCAGCTCCGCCGGCGACGATGCCGAGAATCTCTGCCATCTGGTGAAAGTTCCGGTGACTACCTTGTCTTCAGTTGGAGTTGAAAGAAATCTGAAAATACAGAGTTGCTCACCGATGGTTGAAGGTGCATTTTGCACAGCCTGATCAGGTTCTCAGATTCACCTTGTTATTGGACGACAAGGCTTTCCAGGGTTCTCAGCAGGAGCAGCCCGGTCATCGAGGAAAGAGTCAACAACAAGTCCTAGCTAATTTAAGAAAGGAAGAGCCAAAATTTAAATTAATGCAAGGCACTCTGGACATTCTGAGCCAACACGAAAGGCTTTTTGTTAGGCGTTTCTACCAGACTTTCTATCATATTTCGATGGACTTTCAGATTCTTCACCAGCTAATATCAATCGACTGGAGATGTTTTCATAATCGATAGGGCGGCATCGCTTGCTTAAGATCCTGGACACCACAGCCAGTGAAAATTTAGAGCTGCATTTCGTAACGCGGACCATGGAATCCAATGGTACCAGGAGTGAGAAATGATTGGTAGACCACTCTCAATTTCTTTTAAAGAAGCAGCAAGACTGATGGTATATTCTAGAGTACCTGTAATTAGAGGTGCGCGCTTTCAGATTCGAAGTATCGTCACCTGTCGACCAGGCCAGCATCGTGAGGACAAGCCAAACTTACAATCCTAATTAGCAGGGGGGCCACAGATCTTTATTAGACCGTTCTTATCAGCACAAAAATGGTGTCCAATAACTTTACTCTTTCTTTTTCAGTTTCGAGCCCTGAAGTTGCCAACCTGCTCCCCAAAACGTGAGTGTTGCAATGCCTTGCATAGAAATGATGCTCACATTGGCCTGTATCATGTCAGAGTCAGTCCACACAAAATGCATCTTTCCTTGACAGACACCCTCGGTAAACAAGTGACAAGATATCCTGGCTCGCCCTCCAGGGAAAACACTCCATTATACTTACCCATACAGCAAGGAAAATATGCAATACTTTCATATCAGCCTGAAGATATAGCATCTGTTGAGTCTCTCACAGTTTCTGGGACACTTGTAAAGCTCCTTAGCTCAACTTCGTCCCTCAGTTTAGTCAAGCAATTTAGGCTCTGAATTACGAAATAAAAAGTAGTCGGGGGGCTTGATTGCAATTGTAAAAGTGCCTGTCAGCATATTTCGCACACGCACAGAAGGAATTTGATGTAGCGAGAATCTcatggcttcttcatcatgcgTTACAAGAAGACTTGGCCGAAAGGTTTCCAGGCGCCTAGATCTTTAACAGCTACTTCAGTCTTTAGCTCCCTTGTACTTGATGTTGGTAGCCAGATGTGAAATTACATATATATGTCGTCTCTACTTCGTGAGATCACCGAACCGGACTGATCCTGGGATCAGATACGCACTCAGGTCTGGAAGGATTCCCACCCGATAGAAACTTTAACAGCTCGTCTACTGGGGAAGCTATACACCTGACATCGAACCTCGATTCAATGACCTCAGTCTCACCCAGACGCTGTCCCTTCGACACCTTGCGCCTGGGTCGCGCTCGCATCAACCAGCGACGAGTACTCCTGCAGCGCAACTTCATCCAGCGCACCACGCCACTCAACGACCTTCTCCCCGTTAACACCCCTCCGTCCCTTCTCCATAGCCCGACGCATAACCCGCGGATCAAAGAACAAAGGCTCATCAGCACGGCCAAGAATGGGCACTACTTCAGCCA
This DNA window, taken from Fusarium oxysporum f. sp. lycopersici 4287 chromosome 7, whole genome shotgun sequence, encodes the following:
- a CDS encoding nitrogen fixation protein NifU, which gives rise to MARNRHLLKSRPQQEHLFFSQTPRLLPSVIAFRLPFNLTLDLASLSNPASCNNPEKKLSTTYAQPDIDDFDISPKPTHTTHITMFARGIRAVSRRAAVAAPLARPTILPARQISPAVAVNATRSYHEKVLDHYSRPRNVGSMNKKDSDVGTGLVGAPACGDVMKLQIRVDPETQKISEVKFKTFGCGSAIASSSYLTELVRGMSLDDAGKVKNTEIAKELCLPPVKLHCSMLAEDAIKSAISDYYTKNPNAKVSNLSGTGMKLPEADAAAA